TGAAAGTTTTGTTTTGCTGTGTGAAGGATTGAGGGACAGGTCGTTGTAGACATTAGTCCACCACTGTGGCTGCACTACGGTCATCTAATCCTTAGGTAAGGGCGACATTTTCATCTACTTAAAACTTTAACTTCTCACCAAGATCCGTTACTTTGATTTTGTGAGATTGGGAAATATCCGCTCACCTGGGACCTTGTTATCTTGTGCTCATTTCTGAGCCGTCGTCGCCATCGGACATGACGGTCTTCACTCTCAGCACAGACGCCTCCTCTGCTCTATGGGGGCGGACGGCCAGGTTATTACTCTTTATATAGAATTGTACACTCTACAGAGTTATAGTTTAGTAGAAAATATGTTCCCGACGGATCATGTGCTTACAGTGTGTATAGTAGTGCAACAATGAACTACTGGATCAAACACTTGATGTGACCACTAAACGATAGGGAGAACATTAGCGAGCAACCCTAACAATCTTAAGAATGTAAATATATTATGAATAATCTAATTTATCTAGTCAACTTATACTGTACACCCACCGTGTACCCCAACATTGATGGGACGAACTGGGAAACCTATTGACTTGGCTGTGTTTTTACTATATATCAGACTGCTCACCGACACCGCTCGTCAGAAGCACTTGTCATGCAGTCTTATCCGATTGCTCACCAACGCCGCTCGTCAGAAGCACTTGTCACTCCGTCTCTCCTCAGACTGCTCACCGACACCGCTCGTCAGAAGCACTTGTCACTCCGTCTCTCCTCAGACTGCTCACTGACACCGCTCGTCAGAAGCACTTGTCACTCCGTCTGTCCTCAGACTGCTCACCGACACCGCTCGTCAGAAGCACTTGTCACTCCGTCTGTCCTCAGACTGCTCACCGACACCGCTCGTCAGAAGCACTTGTCATGCAGTCTTCTCCTCCGATTGCTCACCAACGCTGCTCATCAGAAGCACGTATGCCGTCTCTCCTCAGATTGCTCACCGACACCGCTCATCAAGCACTTGTAACGCAGTCTCTGACTGCTCACCGACAACGCTCATCAGAAGCACTTGTTACGCCATCTTCTCAGATTGCTCACCGACACCGCTCGTCAGAAGCACTTGTCATGCCGTCTCTCCTCAGATTGCTCACCGACACCGCTCATCAAGCACTTGTAACGCAGTCTCTCAGACTGCTCACCAACACCGCTAGTCAGAAGCACTTGTCATGCCGTTTCTCCATTTCTTGTCCACTgatttgtgtgttttagggctctttcacacgtccgcATCATTGCTATgtatggtgacagttttcacacgtactggagacccTTACACATATAGacttgaatgggtctgtgcacatgtccgtgTGACCAACacatagacatgtccgtttttttaccTTCAGCATGGACCGCAAAATGTCCCGCACAAGGATGACACACTGGGATGTCATCAGTATGAGATGTCCCGGCGCCAGAGAAGTtgcggtacagttagcgctgttccactTCACCGGGTGCTGAAGACTActaccatcattctcccctgctctgccagcgatgagcgtgcagggagaatgatgagagttgtattcaagtgagaacattgacagcaggcagctGATGGggttattactcccatcagcctacaactgctgccgctaataactaaCAGCAGGACCATCTGATGAGAGCATTCATCTGCCTCctgcgctctaaaaaaaaaaaaaaatgttgtggggtccccctcattttttacaaccagccttgctaaagcagacagctgggggctgggattctcaggttggtaagggaccatggatattggccccccagactaaaaatagcagcccccagccgCCCAGAAAAAGGTACATCTATTCGATGCgcaaattctggcgctttgcccggctcttcccacttgccctgtagcagtggcaagtggggttcatatttgtggggttgatgtcgctttgtattgtcaggtgacatcaagcccacggattagtaatggagaagcatctataagacacctatttatttaccatgtaactatagattAGTAatgaagacacagccagaataaagtcctttatttgaaataagactaaacacagtttcactttcttatttaaaaataacaaagcaCAGGTATACTCACCCAGCGCCTAATTCAACCGAAGCCCTCGTCTGCTGTaataaatctaaaataaaaaacaaatatccctcacctctcagtCATTCTGTGCCACGCCGTAATCCACGTCTGGGGATTAAGTTttaaacctggacagtgccaagataggACCGTcccggctgagaaccactgataaatgtgctgctgcgagcacagcgtccgtgacgtcatcgaggttacctccggtcagtgAGGCGGCGTTCCCAGCAGGAAGGAACTTCGGTGACCTCAGCAACGTGGGAAAaagccagtgatgaggtcaccgcagctcAGTGACTTCTCAGCAGATCACCATGGGAATTTTTCTGATGCATGAGATCTGTTATGAGGATTAgggcataacttttttttttaaaccagcgttATTCATACAAAACACAAGTCTCACTTTGACCATTATTGGTTATCAAATCCATCCTGTGTACAGGGAGACGGCAGAAATACCCATAAACCTTCAGAACGGAGCGCTGAACAGAAGAGCAGGATAGCACAAATGCCACCAGAGACACAGGAGACACGGAGCACCATTGATGCAGCATCATTTATTGGTTCAGAGCTTCTTCCATAAAATACAAAGCAATCGTTATGTAACATGACATTAAAGTTGACCTTCATGCAGTAAAGTTTCCTCCTTCGTTCTGCGAGACACCAGACAGCACTGGATTCTCTCACTTCTTCCATCTAGGAAGCGCTGAAATGTCTGGTCCTTTCACTCGGGTCCCGGTCACTGGATTCACTGACTCGCCGTTCCCGCTCACGCGTCACAAAGTTTAGGAGATCAATAGCCGTGACTACCCCAAAAACCATCTGCTTCTTACTGGAGGAGCCATCGTTGTGATCTGCTGAGAGACAGCCCAAACTTAGAAAGGTAGAGCCGATTCATTCAGGCTGGCGTGGTGTAGGCCAGTGTTACTGATGGGTGCGCTGTAGTAAGATGCACACTCCATGAATTACACCTCCACAGACTGGAGGAACATTTCATCTCATGAACTTGTTGGGCAGGCTTTCCCCAAGTCTGTCATCATTGCAGACTTTGTAGGAGCAGTCCAAAATAGTCATGAATATGTCAAAAGTTTTTTTCAGCAAGTTTTTGTTGTAGGACAGGAATAAAAGGCAGAATATATATGGAGTAAGAAAGAGAAAAGAGGCAGGAACTATGCAGCAACTTACACTGAATTTGCTCATGAACTACAAGAGCGAAGTGATCCGTCTCCAGGATGCGGGAGAGTTTCCCCAGATTGTCCATGAGGTGCACCTAGAACGGGGAGATGGTCATGGACACAGACGTCTACTACCGAGTGGGCAGACATAAAAGACTCCGCACCGTCAATCTGTCAGGTCTCCAATTACTGATGCAAGTGACCCCACAACCTCCCGCTGTACCTGCGTAAACTGCTTGTAAATGACTTTGGCAACAGGATCTGAGGATTTCACCTTCCCAGCCAACACCGATGACAGCATATTCCCAAGGGTCACCATGCCAAGCACTATCCTGTAAGATATAACACAGGCCTGAACCATGGACAGTGGTATAAATGACAACAGCAATGCACGGTCATTTATAGTAGTCATAACCCGCAGTACAACCAGAGCTGGACTTATGAGCGCACGCTGTGCAGCGACTCACCCGGACTCAGACACAATGGGAACTTGGTCAAAACCTTTTTCTCGGAGAAGCTGGATTGTCTGGTTGCAGCTGACTGTTGGGAGGACGGTCAGGGGAGCAGAAAGAGATAAGGACGAAACCTTGACGTTCCACCACCTGAGGGTGACAAACGATGGAATATAGGTGCAGGAAGTGACAGTCGGGTGCATGGCAGCATCGTGCGGTACACAACAAATGTGATACTAGATCAACCATGAAGGCTACAATGCACATTGGTGGATTTATCAATGGGAGCAGGAACTTCATACTGGATGACAACATGATCAAATCTACTCAAACATGTCCAATAAGTTGGGAGCCAACAAACAGCTGCAGAAAACGACGAGCATGGGGCATAAACACAAGGACTATTAGAGTCCTCAGACGCTTAACCCAGAGATCAGACCAAAATATCTGGAGGGGAAAAGATGGCGCCTACTCTTACCAGGGTTTACTGCCCTCCAGTTCCTCCACCTTAAGGAACTGTTTCTGAGTCATCCATTTATCACTAAGGAACTTGGACCTGACAACAAAAAAAATGTGTTAGTGGTTCTCCCATCTGCCCCAGTAGATGTCATGCAATGCCCGGTGGCATCATGGACGCAGAACCTTACATGTAATTCCGCACGGAGTCCGGCAGGATCACCACACATCTCTGTCCTTCTTCCAGCTCTTGTGCAGCATTCACAGCAACACTCATGGCACTGCCAGAACTGCCGCCTGCCAGAGAGAAAGCAGAGGACGACCCACAGGATCATTCGCCAACAGTGTGACCCCATCATCATGGCACTACTGTCCAGCACTAACTCACCACACAGCAGTCCTTCCTCCTTGATCAGTGCTCGGGCCATAGAGAAAGACTCTTCATCGTTTGACTTGTACCATTTATCAACCACCTGCGAGATACAGAAGTAGGAATGTCGGGACAAACAAGATCACGCTGTCCTGCCCAGAGATCTCCAACTATCCCTCCACATCTGCAGATCACTATGATCACCGATactctagctcctcctccacagTGCAGATCACTACGATCACCGATATTCCAGCTCCTGCTCCAAATCTGTAGATCACTACGATCACCGATACTCCAGCTCCTGCTCCACAGTGCAGATCACTACGATCACCGATACTCCAGGTCCTCCTCCACAGTGCAGATCACTACGATCACCGATACTCCAGCTCCTGCTCCACAGTGCAGATCACTACGATCACCGATACTCCAGCTCCTCCTCCACAGTGCAGATCACTATGATCACCGATactctagctcctcctccacagTGCAAATCACTACGATCACCGATACTCCAGCTCCTGCTCCAAATCTGTAGATCACTACGATCACCGATactctagctcctcctccacagTGCAGATCACTACGATCACCGATACTCCAGCTCCTGCTCCACAGTGCAGATCACTACGATCACCGATACTCCAGCTCCTGCTCCACAGTGCAGATCACTACGATCACCGATACTCCAGCTCCTCCTCCACAGTGCAAATCACTACGATCACCGATactctagctcctcctccacagTGCAGATCACTACGATCACCGATACCCCAGCTCCTGCTCCACAGTGCAGATCACTACGATCACCGATACTCCAGCTCCTCCTCCACAGTGCAGATCACTACGATCACCGATACCCCAGCTCCTGCTCCACAGTGCAGATCACTACGATCACCGATACTCCAGCTCCTCCTCCACAGTGCAAATCACTACGATCACCGATactctagctcctcctccacagTGCAGATCACTACGATCACCGATACCCCAGCTCCTGCTCCACAGTGCAGATCACTACGATCACCGATACTCCAGCTCCTGCTCCACAGTGCAGATCACTACGATCACCGATACTCCAGCTCCTCCTCCACAGTGCAAATCACTACGATCACCGATACTCCAGCTCCTGCTCCAAATCTGTAGATCACTACGATCACCGATACTCCAGCTCCTGCTCCACAGTGCAGATCACTACGATCACCGATACTCCAGCTCCTGCTCCACAGTGCAGATCACTATGATCACCGATactctagctcctcctccacagTGCAAATCACTACGATCACCGATACTCCAGCTCCTGCTCCACAGTGCAGATCACTACGATCACCGATACTCCAGCTCCTCCTCCACAGTGCAAATCACTACGATCACTGATACCCCAGCTCCTCCTCCACAGTGCAGATCACTACGATCACCGATACCCGAGCTCCTCCTCCACAGTGCAGATCACTACGATCACCAATACTACAGCTCCTCCTCCACATCTGAAGATCACTACGATCACCGATACTCCAGCTCCTCCTCCACAGTGCAGATCACTACGATCACCGATAATACTCCAGCTCCTCCTCCACAGTGCAGATCACTACGATCACCGATACCCCAGCTCCTCCTCCACAGTGCAGATCACTACGATCACTGATACCCCAGCTCCTCCTCCACAGTGCAGATCACTACGATCACCGATACTCCAGCTCCTGCTCCACAGTGCAGATCACTATGATCACAGATACTCCAGCTCCTCCTCCACAGTGCAGATCACTATGATCACCGATACTCCAGCTCCTCCTCCACAGTGCAGATCACTACGATCACCGATAATACTCCAGCTCCTCCTCCACAGTGCAGATCACTACAATCACCGATACTCCAGCTCCTCCTCCACAGTGCAGATCACTACGATCACCGATAATACTCCAGCTCCTCCTCCACAGTGCAAATCACTACGATCACCGATACTCCAGCTCCTCCTCCACAGTGCAGATCACTACGATCACCGATAATACTCCAGCTCCTCCTCCACAGTGCAGATCACTACGATCACCGATACTGGTTTATTAATCTACTCTCTCTCATCAACAAGATATGTACGATCTCCTACCGTTCGGTCCAGCACAGTGGGAATGAAGTCATATCCGATCCCTTCCACCTCGTATCCAGTCTTTTCAGTTTGGTTCAGCTCCTCGGGCTCAGCTAGAATTGAACCTTCTGGATCCACCCCGACCACCTAGTAAGACACTTTTATTCAAGCCTCCTGTATAGGTCCCATAACGTTACAAGTCATGTAAAGAGAAGTATTAACATCGAGGTAGTGGGGACCATATGGGAATCGGCTCACCACCATGTATGAGCATTTCTCATCTGGAGCAGCGTCGGGTGTTACTCCACCTTCTAGATGAGATGGGGGGCACAACCTTTTTCAGTCTGAGGGCCTCAGTAAAACTTTGGTTGTTTTGCGTCGTACATATCAGATGAGCGCAGCACACGTGACATTCATCCTCCTCACCTTGCAGTTTGGACACTTTTCCTTCAGTTTTCGTGCAAGCCCAGTAATTGTCCCTCCAGTTCCCGCGCTAACCACCACCATCTCCACTCGTCCTGCGTAGAGACAGGGATCAAAATGGATTATCCCACCTGTATCACCTGCTCTGCAGCAGCCTGATCATCAGAACATGAGATCTACATGTTCTACACCACATTGTCTGCAGAGATCCCTCACTGTCTGTCGGAGCCTGTCGTTTTAGGCCGATCACCCCACAAGCCAGAGAACGGATCTCTAGACAGTGGGTGGACTTTCTAGGTCTCATACTGAGCCCAGCCTTTACATAGCAGAATAACTGTAGCCATCACTCTTGGTGCaggtgtgaagggttaaactaagaaaaattaaagcaggcttcattttgtgcttttcgactccatcttgctgttttgagataaattctgttactaggtaaaagttcatagttgttatgagaccttgattgttctaGTTTGAACGAGAGCATGAGACTGAAGGTGTATCGTTCTACGAGACCTTGATGtacaggctgttcctgcattcttataggttaagaactataagcgtgttcttatgttgattggttcAAGTATAACTTactaagattatgaaaagtgcgacacaataaacagggggtcagagatctgctcgatcctcccaaacagagacacacgtctccgtctggtcattttcagttgccggcaatgctctgtggatcaatttgaaaGTCACGGAGTCAACCATGAAGGGTCActccagatcctccctcaacacaggTAAAGTACGCTGTATACCGCCACCCCATGTCCCACTTACCATCACATTGCTTGATAATTTCCTCTGCGGTACTATCATAGTGAGCAAGAGGATTGCTGGCGTTCCGGTACTAGAGGACAAAGAGGGGAGCATAAGCTATAATGGTCCAGGTACCACACAACGACAGCCATAAGAGGCCTCATACTCCACCCAGCGGTAAGGCCGATCTTCAGTGCCCAGCAGAGTAGGGCCTGCTCATCTATCCGGATTAGTGCTGAGCCTAGCTCTGCCTGCCATCCTGTACAGCCAGCAGCCAACCTGTCTGTCCAAATACCTGATCCAGGATGTGAGAATTGGGGATCTCATTCTTAAGCCTCCAAGCAACCCCAACGTGTGACTCCGGGGAATCAAAACGGGCGCTGGTGGGAGTGCGGACAATCTCTGCTCCCAGGGCACGGAGAACGTCTACCTGCGAAGAAAAGATCACAGCCATGTAAAAAAAGACCACATAAAAGCGTGGAGCAGCACGTGCCCCATATACCACACCCAGAGAGCCTTCATACAGCGTGGAGCAGTGCGTGCCTCCCCATGTACCACACCCAGAGAGCCATCATACAGCGTGGAGCGGTGCGTGCCTCCCCATGTACCACACCCAGAGAGCCTTCATACAGTGTGGAGCAGCACGTGCCGTTCCATGTACCACACCCAGAGAGCCTTCATACAGCGTGGAGCAGCACGTGCCGCCCCATGTACCACACCCAGAAAGCCTTCATACAGCGTGGAGCAGCACGTGCCACCCCATGTACCACACCCAGAGAGCAACGTGTGCCGCACCATGTACCACACCCAGAGAGCCTTCATACAGCGTGGAGCAGCACGTGCCGCCCCATGTACCACACCCAGAAAGCCATCATACAGCGTGGAGCAGCACGTGCCGCCCCATGTACCACACCCAGAGAGCCTTCCTACAGCGTGGAGCAGTGCGTGCCGCCCCATGTACCACACCCAGAGAGCCATCATACAGCGTGGAGCAGCACGTGCCGCCATATGTACCACACCCAGAGAGCCATCATACAACATGGAGCAGCGAGTGCCGCCCCATGTACCACACCCAGAGAGCCATCATACAGCGTGGAGCAGCGCATGCCCACCCCATGTACCACACACAGAGAGCCATCATACAGCGTGGAGCAGCGCGTGCCACCCCATGTACCACACACAGAGAGCCATCATACAGCGTGGAGCAGCACATACCGCCCCATGTACCACACACAGAGAGCCATCATACAGCGTGGAGCAGCGCATGCCCACCCCATGTACCACACACAGCCATCATACAGCGTGGAGCAGCGCATGCCCACCCCATGTACCACACACAGAGAGCCATCATACAGCGTGGAGCAGCACATACCGCCCCATGTACCACACCCAGAGTCATACCAAAAAGTTCTAAAATATTGTCATGACAGGTCGGGTGACCCAGAACCGCTGGctcctgtcacgattcccctgaccgctgtcaccaatgggtcaggattcccaccgtgaccgtcacccctacgtcacggattgaggtgactttaggccaacagacggctatcacatgtgcaggggggcttatcttagttatccctccactgctaacaatgtgatgaaaaaaaaaccacacacaaggctattgacctcttagtttacagcaggggcttattctaggtatcccactgcttttctatataccacgaactgcagggatttatgtatatcccgcttacagttccacttaacacttgcagctcctggcgcccccttactctcaggtcagattaggtactgcaccctgggtaattagtcaccagaaaggctgcctgctatgtactggctattgggcacgctgcagcgacgcgataactactcccactcaggcaggaacaataattattaaccccgcagccgctacaacataacccaaaagcctgcacacggtaccgccgccaccagcttcgattaaacgggtccaaagctaacccaacacaacagtaacagtagcgtatttcccttcagaagacagggtaagtttagagcatggagaactgaactaacatataatagtatatcccattgaaattaattaggcagtgctttatcaaaaatattttataaagaagttacaaatgagacaattgcaaatatgtacatgggtaattataacataaagggaataaatgagaaaaaagcaacacttacatgttcaaagcatgacaggcaaccaggctagtggagtttttccccatacgtcccagctcattgggacgtgagcagggctcttccaggacaggacaagaaatccagcagcaagtgactcctcagagcctgccagacacttaaaacattaaggctgtgacatcacagaagggctggcttatccagaccctcctctctctacattctgcctaaactttaaactattctctctagtttctataacttcactacaaaacatgtcagcgtcctaaaaagctcatcattcatctcagattaacgtgagcattctaatgagatcaaatatgtcctaactgggatacatatttccagagaaatccctacttctgtaccagatggagttagaagcccgagtttcatgagatgtgtagctacacagagtgagactacgaatatatattttcgtatttctagcttaaatcgtttgcctaatatctaacaaaaactaaacaaagtatctttcatgaattttggagccactttaccagttctgactagtgaaggtgggaggggtgagggactttcctctgagcctggaatttacgaccccagggcaataaaacccccttctagcatacagtccgtagcccagagagaaacaagtagagtcagctagtgaagggggggtttagcccacctcatgagctgacgagcaactaaacttatatgatatttcataccatatcgtgacacctcccccttttggtgtgcgctagggaggcaggacctgatggttctcctccatgcgcacctcagcaggttcaccctggtgggccaacccatcaccattgccctgctctggctctatggtgccttcgcctacccggtttcccaggtagtgaacctcactcatgcccatctggcaccttcccggcttgatagtcaggcctgcttggtgaattcgcctgagcacctcctcgagatgctgcaggtgttcctcccaggaggaactgaagatggcaatgtcatccaagtacgccacggcgtacgtctccagtccctgaagcaggaggttgaccatccgctggaaagtggcaggggcattcttcatgccgaagggcatgaccgtggactcgtacagtccaaagggtgtgataaaggcggacttctcctgtgcctcagggctcaggggaatctgccagtatcctcgactcagatccattattgtcaggtattttgcgccagctaacttctcaagcagctcctcgatgcgcggcatggggtgcgcgtccgaggctgtaatggcgttgagccccctgtagtccacgcagaaccgggtggtccggtccttctttggcacgagaactacaggtgaggcccacgaactctttgaccgtcgaatcacccccagctgtaacatctcatcgatctcttggcgcataatctgctgcacctggtcagagattcgatagggtgttcgccgtagtggggcgtgattcccggtgtccacctcgtggacgactAACTCagacctcccaggtcggttggagaacacgacccggaaaggttccagtgtggtttgcaactgcacccgctggggttcagttaacgaggcgcttacctccacatcctcgatggacccattggccttggcttgggccagcaagtccaggagggtgtcttcctcaccgtcttcgggcaagctgcagaccggtaggacgaaaggttcacgttcgtgatgagccttcatcatgttgacgtgaaaggcctttcgcctaccccgagcgtggtcaagcgtgaccacgtaagtgaccgggttgagctgttggtggacgacgtacgggccctcccaggctgcctgaagcttatccgttggtacggggaccagcacccacaccttttgacccacgtggtaggtccactcccgggcgttctggtcgtaccagtgcttctgatcagcctgagcctgcgtcatgttgtcatgcaccaactgcgtcaaggtctgcatcttgtcacggaagcgcatgacatactccactatggacacttcagaagggttcggctcctcttcccaggattctcttaccaacccaaggggtccccggactcgcctgccgtacaggagctcgaagggggagaactccgtcgaggcctgcggaacttctcggtaagcgaacagcaggtgtgggaggtaccgctcccagtcgcgcccttgagtctcaaccagcatgcgtagcatcagagggtaccattgaagcgttcacacaagccattggtctgtgggtgatacgcactcgataccaggtgcttcacctgcattctcttacagagagcctccattaggcgagacataaattgggtcccttgatcagtaagcatttccctgggaaatcctacacgtgaaaagatggccaacagggcatccgccaccttatctgccctagttgacaacagagctactgcctctgggtaccgggtagcgtagtctaccacagtaaggatatattgctttccagagctgctggggacggccagcgggcccacaatgtccaccgcgatcctctggaaaggctcctctatcactggcaaagggatcaggggagccttaagagcaggccccgctttccccaccctttgacaggtgacacaggagcggcagtagtttgacacatctgtccccatcttaggccaatagaagtgttgagacagccgggccttagttttgctgatccccaagtgtccagctagcgggatctcatgggcaatccgcaacaactcaccccggaattgctgtgggacgaccagctgtctttccctcaaccactccttttgtgattctccgggtactgtctcccggtacaacctaccttgttcccagaacaccttctccttatcggtctcggagaagcgcgtcccggcgagttgtctcaaactctctaggctcgcatctgtgtgcagagcggcctgaaactcctggctaggggaagccaaaagcgacgtcagggtcccttccccacgggaaccctcttggacctgctctgggtcc
The Ranitomeya imitator isolate aRanImi1 chromosome 3, aRanImi1.pri, whole genome shotgun sequence genome window above contains:
- the CBS gene encoding cystathionine beta-synthase isoform X1, translating into MPSVPPESESVSCPHIAENRVTNGGVNAELGAERKWIRPDLPSKCTWQLGMSPAESPHHHVPLNPSPSILPSVLQKIGHTPLVRINKIGKRHGLKCELLAKCEFFNAGGSVKDRISLRMVEDAEREGVLKPGDTIIEPTSGNTGIGLALAAAVKGYRCIIVMPEKMSMEKVDVLRALGAEIVRTPTSARFDSPESHVGVAWRLKNEIPNSHILDQYRNASNPLAHYDSTAEEIIKQCDGRVEMVVVSAGTGGTITGLARKLKEKCPNCKVVGVDPEGSILAEPEELNQTEKTGYEVEGIGYDFIPTVLDRTVVDKWYKSNDEESFSMARALIKEEGLLCGGSSGSAMSVAVNAAQELEEGQRCVVILPDSVRNYMSKFLSDKWMTQKQFLKVEELEGSKPWWWNVKVSSLSLSAPLTVLPTVSCNQTIQLLREKGFDQVPIVSESGIVLGMVTLGNMLSSVLAGKVKSSDPVAKVIYKQFTQVHLMDNLGKLSRILETDHFALVVHEQIQSDHNDGSSSKKQMVFGVVTAIDLLNFVTRERERRVSESSDRDPSERTRHFSAS
- the CBS gene encoding cystathionine beta-synthase isoform X2, with amino-acid sequence MPSVPPESESVSCPHIAENRVTNGGVNAELGAERKWIRPDLPSKCTWQLGMSPAESPHHHVPLNPSPSILPSVLQKIGHTPLVRINKIGKRHGLKCELLAKCEFFNAGGSVKDRISLRMVEDAEREGVLKPGDTIIEPTSGNTGIGLALAAAVKGYRCIIVMPEKMSMEKVDVLRALGAEIVRTPTSARFDSPESHVGVAWRLKNEIPNSHILDQYRNASNPLAHYDSTAEEIIKQCDGRVEMVVVSAGTGGTITGLARKLKEKCPNCKVVGVDPEGSILAEPEELNQTEKTGYEVEGIGYDFIPTVLDRTVVDKWYKSNDEESFSMARALIKEEGLLCGGSSGSAMSVAVNAAQELEEGQRCVVILPDSVRNYMSKFLSDKWMTQKQFLKVEELEGSKPWWWNVKVSSLSLSAPLTVLPTVSCNQTIQLLREKGFDQVPIVSESGIVLGMVTLGNMLSSVLAGKVKSSDPVAKVIYKQFTQVHLMDNLGKLSRILETDHFALVVHEQIQYHNDGSSSKKQMVFGVVTAIDLLNFVTRERERRVSESSDRDPSERTRHFSAS